The genomic region TTGCTGCGCCTCGAACAACACGTCGCCAGATACTCCCTCGTCGACTTCCCCGTGATCCTGCACGGCGGTGAGCCGCTGCTTTGGGGCGTCGATAATTTTCACCGTTTTGCCGAGGCCTGCGAGGGCGTTACATCCCGGACCGGCTGCGAGATCCCCATCGCGGTGACGACCAATGGCGTCCTGATCGATGATCAATGGCTCGACTGCTTCGAGGCCCGCAATATTTCGGTGGCGATCAGTATCGATGGGCCGGCACATATTCACGACGCTCACCGCAAGACGTTTCAGGGTACCGGCACCCATGCCGCCGTGGAACGTGCCGCCCGCATGCTGGTATCGCGCGACATCGGCGTGATAGCCCTCGCGGTTTGCAACCCGGCCTACACGCCGCAGGAATATGCGGATTTTTTCGCGGCGTGCGGCATCGCCAACTACGACATCATGATTCCCGACGCGACGGTGGACGAGAAGCCGTCGTCCATTGCCCCGTTCTACAACGGTCTTTTCGACCTGTGGCTGGAAGCCAATCGCACGACGCCGACATCGAATGTCCGCATCATTTCCGACATGGTCGCTGCCCTGATCGGCAACAACGCGCCGACCGAAGGCGTCGGCCACAAGCCGGTCGAGCTTTGCACGGTCATGACCGACGGCACGGTGGAGGCCCACGACGTGCTGCGAATCGCGGGTGACGGTTTCACCAACACGCGGTTCAACATCTTCGATCACGCGATCGACGACGTCAGGAACGAGCCGCGCTGGAAGGCCGCACGCGATGCCTCGGTCAATCTTTGCGAGAAATGCCGGCAGTGCAAGTTCATGAACGCCTGCGGCGGAGGCTACCTTCCGCACCGCTTCTCCAGGAAGAACGGTTTCGACAATCCGTCGGTTTATTGCGACGATCTCTATTCGATGTTCGAGAACATGCAATCCGTGCTGGAACGTCATCTCTACGTCCGCAAGCAGGACGGGGAACGAATTGGCGTGCGCAGCGCAGCGGCGGGCGGCTGAGCAATTTGAATCGATCGACAGCTCCGTATTTCATCTGTCGATGACGCGACACGCGCGGTGTCTCTCCATTGCGCGCAAGGCCCGGCCGCCTCAGGACCACCGTCGAAACACCAGGCTGGCGTTGACGCCGCCAAATCCAAAACCGTTCGAGATCGCGTGCTCGATCGCCATCGGCCGCGCAACGTTCGCGACGAGGTCAATGCCCTGTGCTGCGGAATCGGCGTTCTCCAGATTGAGCGTCGGCGGCGCGACCTGGTCGCGCAGCGCCAGGATGGTGAAGATCGCCTCGATGCCGCCGGCGGCGCCGAGCAGATGTCCTGTCGCCGACTTGGTCGCGCTGACGGCAATTCCTCCCGCGCGCCCGAACACGCGCTTGATCGCTTCCAGTTCGGAGAGATCGCCGACCGGGGTCGATGTCGAATGCGCGTTGAGATGCTGGACCTCGCCGGGCCGCAAGCTGGCCTGCTGCAGCGCCGCCTCCATCGCACGCCGGGCGCCGTCGCCGTCTTCGGGACCCGCGGTGATGTGATAGGCGTCCGCCGTCGTGCCGTAGCCGATGAGCTCGGCGATCGGCTTCGCGCCGCGCCGAAGCGCGTGTTCGAGCTCCTCGATCACGAGCACGCCTGCGCCTTCGCCCATCACGAAGCCGTCCCGGTCGCGGTCGAACGGCCGCGACGCCCGCGCCGGCGTGTCGTTGAACGACGTCGACAGCGCCCGCGCTGCCGCAAAGCCGCCGAGGCTCACCGGATCGATGCAGGCCTCCGCGCCGCCGCAGATCGCAACGTCCGCTTCGCCGGACCGGATCAGGCGCGCGCCGTCGCCGATCGCCTGCACGCTGGCGGCGCAGGCGGTCACCGGCGCGCCGATCGGCCCCTTGTAGCCGTATCGAATCGTGATGTGTCCGGCCGCGAGATTTGCCAGGAAGGAGGGAATGGTGAACGGCGACAGCCGGCGCAGCCCGCTCTTTTGCGCCGTGCGCACGGCCTCCGCGATCGCCGGAAACCCGCCGATCCCGGATGCGATCACGGTAGCGGTGCGCACCTCGGCCCGCGCCCCGGCCGGCATCCAGCCGGCCTGCGTCACGGCCTCGCTTGCTGCGAGCAGCGCGAACAGGATGAAGCGGTCCATCTTCTTCTGGTCCTTGCGCGGGGTCGCGGAATCCGGATCGAAGCCGCCCTCGGCATCCCCGGCCTTGTCAGGCACCATGCCGGCGACGCGCCCCGGCAGCGCCGCCGCCCACTCCGGCAATGCCGTAAGCCCGGAATGCCCTGCAAGCAGCCTCGACCACACCAGTTCGGTGCCACAGCCTAGCGGGGACACCGTCCCG from Bradyrhizobium elkanii USDA 76 harbors:
- the fabF gene encoding beta-ketoacyl-ACP synthase II, with the protein product MRRIVVTGLGTVSPLGCGTELVWSRLLAGHSGLTALPEWAAALPGRVAGMVPDKAGDAEGGFDPDSATPRKDQKKMDRFILFALLAASEAVTQAGWMPAGARAEVRTATVIASGIGGFPAIAEAVRTAQKSGLRRLSPFTIPSFLANLAAGHITIRYGYKGPIGAPVTACAASVQAIGDGARLIRSGEADVAICGGAEACIDPVSLGGFAAARALSTSFNDTPARASRPFDRDRDGFVMGEGAGVLVIEELEHALRRGAKPIAELIGYGTTADAYHITAGPEDGDGARRAMEAALQQASLRPGEVQHLNAHSTSTPVGDLSELEAIKRVFGRAGGIAVSATKSATGHLLGAAGGIEAIFTILALRDQVAPPTLNLENADSAAQGIDLVANVARPMAIEHAISNGFGFGGVNASLVFRRWS
- a CDS encoding radical SAM protein, which gives rise to MQTHHDLARSQLAGIRMSVDASNSVAFQEQPITQLLVKVAARCNIDCSYCYWFRDAAVYDKPKLMSAEVLQQLLLRLEQHVARYSLVDFPVILHGGEPLLWGVDNFHRFAEACEGVTSRTGCEIPIAVTTNGVLIDDQWLDCFEARNISVAISIDGPAHIHDAHRKTFQGTGTHAAVERAARMLVSRDIGVIALAVCNPAYTPQEYADFFAACGIANYDIMIPDATVDEKPSSIAPFYNGLFDLWLEANRTTPTSNVRIISDMVAALIGNNAPTEGVGHKPVELCTVMTDGTVEAHDVLRIAGDGFTNTRFNIFDHAIDDVRNEPRWKAARDASVNLCEKCRQCKFMNACGGGYLPHRFSRKNGFDNPSVYCDDLYSMFENMQSVLERHLYVRKQDGERIGVRSAAAGG